GAGGGAACGAGCCGAACCGCCGAAGGTCGAGGTACCACTTATACGCTTCCTCAGGCAGCCCTTCCTCATGAATGCGGGCCGTGAGTCGATCCAGATCGTCCTCGCGTTGCGACCCACCAATGATCTCTCCGTATCCCTCGGGAGCGAGCAGATCGTCGCACAGAACCGTGCGGGGGTCGTCCGGGTTCTCCTTCATGTAGAAGGCCTTCGCCGACTTCGGGTAGTTGTACACGAAGACGGGCAGGTCATAGTCCTCCATGATCGTGGCCTCATCCCCCGCTCCGAGGTCCGCACCCCATTCGATGTCCGAGCCCTTGGCCTTGAGAATCTCCACGGCCTCCGTGTAGCTCACACGCGGGAAGGACGGCTTGATGTGTTCGAGCTTGCTCGTGTCCCGCTCCAGCACCTTGAGTTCTTCCGAACAGTTCTCAAGCGCGCGTTCGACCAGGTAGGAGATGAAGTCCTCCTGGAGGCGCATGTTGTCGTCCGAATCGTTGAACGCGACTTCGGGCTCGATCATCCAGAACTCGGTGAGGTGCCGACGCGTCTTGGACTTCTCCGCACGGAATGTGGGCCCGAAGCAGTAAACCTTCTGGAACGCCGGGCAAGCAGCCTCGACGTAGAGCTGGCCGGTCTGTGCGAGGTAGGCGTTCTCTCCGAAGTAGTCCGTCTCGAAGAGCGATCCTGCGTGTTCACCGATGGCACCGGTGAGGATCGGGGTGTCGATTCGGACGAAGTCGTTCTTGTAAAAGTAGTCGTGTACCGCCTGCGAGATCTCCGATCGAACCTTGAGGCCCGCACGTTGCATGGAAGATCGAAGCCACAGGTGCCGGTTGTCGAGCAAAAAATCGACGCCGTGTTCCTTAGGCTGGATCGGGTACTCATCCGACGGCGAGATCAACTCGATAGAGGAGATGCCTAGCTCGTACCCTCCCGGAGCGCGCGCATCTTCCTTGACCTCCCCCGTAAGGGCGACGACACACTCTTGGGTAAGAGAGCCGTATAACTCCCACTCGGACTCGTTCACCACACTCTTCACGACCACACCCTGAAGTGTCCCCGTACCGTCTCTAAGGACGATGAACGCCACTTTTCCGTGCCCCCGGGTCGCCTCGACCCAGCCTCGTACCGTGACACTTTCCCCGACGTGAGCGCCGAGCCGCTTGATATCGACCATGGATTCGTTCGAACTCATCTGATTGGGCCGGAGGACTTCCGGCGCGGACCATCGCCCGAGAAGAAAACACCCGATGGCGTCAGGCGTCTAGATGTAGGCACAAGCTTGGCCTCCGGAGGCATGTACGTGCGGCCGCCTAGCCGACGCCAAACATCTCGATGCGATCTCGGTACCGGGCCTCGACCAGCGACCTGAGCTTGGCATGATCAGGGTTCGACAAGTCCGCATCCGACTCGATAAGCGCACGGGCATCGCGTTGTGCGTGAACCAGGAGCTCTTCGTCCGTGAGTAGGTCCGCGAAGAGGAGTACCGGGTCCCGGCCGTGCTGTTGGGCTCCGAAGAGGTCACCCTGGCCCCGAATGCGGAGATCCGCCCGCGCCACTTCAAAACCGTCACTCGTGTCCCGGAAGATCTTGAGCCGCTCCATGGAGCCTTCACCCGGTTCCGCGATCAAAATGCAGTGGCTCTCATCGGCACCGCGACCGACACGTCCGCGCAGCTGATGGAGTTGGGAAAGGCCGAACCGCTCAGCGTGTTCGATCACCATTACCGTGGCGTTCCCCACGTCGATGCCAACCTCGATCACCGTCGTGGATACAAGGAGGTCCAACTCACCTGCCAAAAACGCACGCATGACGCGGTCCTTTTCGGCAGACTTCAGCTGGCCGTGAAGGAGCCCCAGGCGCCGCCCGGGGAACACCTCGGTGCTGAGGCGTTCGAACTCTTCCGTCGCGGAGAGGAGATCCACTTTCTCGGACTCCGTCACCAGCGGGTAAACGATGTAGGCCTGACGGCCCTCTGCCAATTGAGCGTCGATGAAGGAGTACACGCCGTCTCGGCGATCCGGCATCCGGAGTGCGGTCTTCACGGGCAGCCTTCCCGGGGGCAACTCGTCCAAGACACTCAAATCGACGTCACCATAGAGAGCCATTGCGAGCGAACGAGGGATCGGCGTCGCCGACATGACCAACGTGTCCGGGCGCGGCCCTTCTTGTTCACTAAGCGCCATGCGCTGCCGAACGCCGAACCGATGCTGTTCGTCAACGACAACGAGGC
This sequence is a window from Longimicrobiales bacterium. Protein-coding genes within it:
- the asnS gene encoding asparagine--tRNA ligase is translated as MVDIKRLGAHVGESVTVRGWVEATRGHGKVAFIVLRDGTGTLQGVVVKSVVNESEWELYGSLTQECVVALTGEVKEDARAPGGYELGISSIELISPSDEYPIQPKEHGVDFLLDNRHLWLRSSMQRAGLKVRSEISQAVHDYFYKNDFVRIDTPILTGAIGEHAGSLFETDYFGENAYLAQTGQLYVEAACPAFQKVYCFGPTFRAEKSKTRRHLTEFWMIEPEVAFNDSDDNMRLQEDFISYLVERALENCSEELKVLERDTSKLEHIKPSFPRVSYTEAVEILKAKGSDIEWGADLGAGDEATIMEDYDLPVFVYNYPKSAKAFYMKENPDDPRTVLCDDLLAPEGYGEIIGGSQREDDLDRLTARIHEEGLPEEAYKWYLDLRRFGSFPHSGFGLGLERTVGWITGRHHIREMIPFPRLTNRLYP